In the genome of Leucobacter luti, one region contains:
- a CDS encoding sigma-70 family RNA polymerase sigma factor, whose amino-acid sequence MESVTDTADQAKLERRFTDEALPLLDQMYGAAMKMTRNPQDAQDLVQETFAKAFAAFRSFEEGTNLKAWLYRIMTNAYINTYRKKQREPYLGVVEELEDWQLGGAESTTAMSSRSAEAEAIDRTPDTVVTDALNALPEDFRMAVYLADVEGFSYQEIADIAEVPIGTVMSRLHRGRARLRKSLGEYAREQGVGLNTKEKTQAATAAKGDAE is encoded by the coding sequence ATCGAGAGCGTGACTGATACCGCAGATCAGGCGAAGCTTGAACGCCGCTTCACCGACGAGGCGCTCCCGTTGCTGGACCAGATGTACGGGGCCGCAATGAAAATGACGCGCAATCCGCAGGACGCGCAGGATCTCGTCCAGGAGACATTCGCGAAGGCGTTTGCTGCGTTCCGCTCGTTCGAGGAGGGCACCAACCTCAAGGCGTGGCTCTATCGAATTATGACGAACGCGTACATCAACACGTACCGCAAGAAGCAGCGCGAGCCCTACCTCGGCGTGGTGGAAGAGCTTGAAGACTGGCAGCTGGGTGGCGCGGAATCAACGACCGCCATGTCGTCGCGCTCCGCCGAGGCTGAAGCGATTGACCGTACGCCGGACACCGTGGTGACGGATGCGCTGAACGCGCTGCCAGAGGACTTTCGCATGGCCGTGTATCTCGCAGACGTTGAGGGCTTCAGCTACCAGGAAATTGCTGATATTGCCGAGGTCCCGATCGGGACAGTGATGAGTCGCTTGCACCGTGGCCGAGCGCGGCTGCGGAAATCTCTCGGGGAATACGCCAGAGAGCAGGGCGTTGGACTCAATACGAAAGAAAAGACACAGGCTGCCACAGCGGCGAAGGGAGACGCGGAATGA
- the aroA gene encoding 3-phosphoshikimate 1-carboxyvinyltransferase, translated as MLVGKMNSGKDGDEARSGESTPEEEAHWPAPTAAAPIDARVALPGSKSLTGRELILAALADGPGTLHAPLHSRDSALMVDALRDLGTGITEVSTDHVFGADLRIEPAAELTGSTSIGCGLAGTVMRFVPPVAALALGPVAFDGDLYARKRPMRPLLDALRSLGADIADEGRGALPFTVHGTGSLRGGRVELDASLSSQFVSALLLAAPRFDEGVHIVHTGSRLPSVPHIEMTLAALRARGVTADSPAPGEWRVAPGPIRALDAVIEPDLSNAAPFLAAALGAGGSVTVPGWPAETTQVGDQLRTLLPEFGARIVTHADGSVTATGDGPIRGVSLHIPEAGELAPTLIGLAALAGHGSDGSDGVVSEITGIGHIRHHETDRIAALVAEIRGLGGDAEELPDGIRINPAPLHGGVWHSYADHRMATTGALIGLVIPGVDVEDIASTGKTLPQFPELWRRMLGLQSERTAAPAFGGFIESSGSEPSDPLAFVLPPSSDTRFWA; from the coding sequence ATGCTAGTAGGAAAAATGAACTCCGGCAAAGACGGCGACGAGGCACGCTCCGGCGAGAGCACTCCCGAAGAGGAAGCGCACTGGCCGGCTCCCACCGCCGCCGCGCCCATCGACGCTCGCGTCGCGCTGCCCGGCTCCAAGTCGCTCACGGGGCGCGAGCTCATCCTCGCCGCCCTCGCTGACGGGCCAGGCACGTTGCACGCGCCGTTGCACTCGCGTGACTCCGCGCTCATGGTTGACGCCCTACGCGACCTGGGAACAGGCATCACCGAGGTTTCGACCGATCACGTCTTCGGAGCAGATCTCCGCATCGAGCCCGCAGCGGAACTCACTGGTTCTACGAGCATCGGATGCGGGCTCGCCGGCACGGTCATGCGCTTCGTACCGCCCGTCGCAGCGCTCGCGCTCGGCCCGGTGGCGTTCGACGGGGACCTCTACGCGCGAAAGCGGCCGATGCGCCCGCTCCTCGATGCGCTACGCTCGCTGGGCGCCGATATCGCTGACGAGGGTCGCGGAGCACTCCCGTTCACCGTGCACGGCACCGGGTCGCTGCGCGGAGGCCGCGTCGAGCTCGATGCGTCACTGTCGAGCCAGTTCGTCTCGGCGCTGCTGCTGGCAGCCCCCAGATTCGACGAGGGAGTGCACATCGTGCACACGGGCTCCCGCCTCCCGAGTGTGCCCCACATCGAGATGACCCTGGCGGCGCTTCGTGCCCGCGGGGTTACCGCAGACTCCCCCGCTCCTGGCGAGTGGCGGGTCGCACCGGGGCCAATCCGTGCCCTCGATGCAGTGATCGAGCCAGACCTTTCGAACGCCGCACCGTTTCTTGCCGCTGCGCTCGGTGCCGGCGGGAGCGTGACCGTGCCGGGCTGGCCCGCCGAGACCACTCAGGTAGGCGACCAATTGCGCACGCTGCTCCCCGAGTTCGGTGCGCGGATCGTCACCCACGCCGACGGCTCGGTGACTGCGACGGGCGACGGCCCGATTCGCGGTGTCTCGCTACACATCCCCGAGGCAGGCGAACTCGCACCCACACTGATTGGGCTCGCAGCGCTGGCAGGACACGGATCAGACGGCAGCGACGGTGTGGTCAGCGAGATCACTGGGATCGGCCACATCAGGCACCACGAGACGGATCGAATCGCTGCTCTCGTCGCCGAAATTCGTGGGCTCGGCGGCGACGCTGAAGAACTCCCGGACGGAATCCGGATCAATCCTGCGCCGCTGCACGGCGGCGTCTGGCACAGCTACGCGGACCACCGTATGGCCACCACCGGAGCACTCATCGGCCTGGTGATCCCCGGTGTTGACGTCGAAGACATCGCGAGCACCGGCAAAACGCTGCCCCAATTCCCTGAATTGTGGCGTCGCATGCTCGGTCTGCAGTCTGAGCGCACAGCGGCCCCAGCGTTTGGCGGTTTCATCGAAAGCAGTGGATCCGAGCCGAGCGATCCGCTCGCGTTCGTCCTTCCGCCCAGCAGCGACACGCGGTTCTGGGCATGA